A segment of the Candidatus Methylomirabilota bacterium genome:
GCGGCGGCGCGTGACCGCCCGCACGAAGGCGGTGATCCTCTGCTCGCCGCACAACCCGGCGGCGACGATCATCCGCCGCGCTCCCCTGCTGGCCCTGCTGGACGCGCTGGCCCCCGATCCGCCACTGGTCGTCCTCGACGAGGCCTATCGGGACTTCTGCGACGATCCCGAGTATCCCGACGGCGTGAGCCTGCTCGGGCGCTACCCGCGGCTCATCGTGCTCCGGACCTTCTCCAAGATCGCCGGCCTGGCCGGCCTGCGCGTCGGCTACGCGATCGCCACCGCGGAGACGATCGAGCGCCTCAACCGCGTGCGCGCGCCCTACAACGTCAACCGGCTCGGCCAGGTCGCCGCGCTGGCGGCCCTGGAAGACCGGGAGCACTGGGAGCGGACGCGCGCCTTCGTGATCGCCGAGCGGACGTTCCTGGCCCGCGAGCTGAGTCGCCGCGGGTATGCCTTCCCGCCCTCGCACGCGAACTTTCTGCTTCTGCACGTGCCCAACGCCGCGCTCGCGCGCGAGCGGTTGCTGCGGGCGGGGCTCCTCGTGCGCGACGGCGCCGCGGTCGGCTTTCCCGACCACCTGCGCATCTCCGTGGGCACGCGGGAGGCCAACGAGCGCCTCCTGGCCGTCCTGGATCGTTAGAGCCCCTTCTACATTCGCCGGCGTCCGATCTACAAAGTTCAGCGGGGCCGACGTCGGACCTCGCCGGCTATGCGCGCGTCACTGCGCGCGGCCGCCCCGCCGATATGGCCGGCCCTGCGCTTGCACGCCTCGGCGCGGGTTTTACGAAGACGCCGGAGGCGCAACATGGCAGAGCTGCAACGCCTCAACGAGCTGCGCGAGCGTGGAGACCGTCGACGCGGCCCAGCGCTCGTTCGCGCTCATGGGCGCGAACGCTCGGGTCCTCATGCAGTCCGTCGACCGTTTGCAGGCCGCGGCCCAGGAAACCGGCCGGCGCGTGCACGACACGCTGGCCACCAGCACCTCGAAGCTGCGGGACACCGTGCGCCGCGCGGCCTGACGCCGGTGGTCGGCCGCCGCGGCCCGCGGCGCCCGCCACCCCCCCGCGGGCTCGATCCCGTTCGCCGACGCTCCGGCGACGCCAGCGTCAGCGGCGTCGCGCGCGGGCGGCGGCCAGCTCCTGCTCGAGATCGGCGAGGCGACGGGCCAGCGCGTCCCGCTCCGTCCGCAGCGCGTTCAGCTGCCGCTCGCCGAGCGCGGAGCGCTGGTCCTGCTGGGCCAGCTTGGTCTGCAGCGCCGCCTCCCGGGCGTAAACCTCCCTCAGCTCCGTCTCCAGAAGCACGACGCGCTGCCTGGTCGG
Coding sequences within it:
- the hisC gene encoding histidinol-phosphate transaminase, translated to MRNVWRPILDRVAPYEAGQPLEVLARELGLPDLVRLSANESPLGPSPRVVDAIRREAPRVHLYPDGASTALREALARRFGVGPEQLVVGNGADELLSLIAGASLGPGDEVVVPLPSFEPYTTAAELAGAVVQPSPLAKYETDLDDVRRRVTARTKAVILCSPHNPAATIIRRAPLLALLDALAPDPPLVVLDEAYRDFCDDPEYPDGVSLLGRYPRLIVLRTFSKIAGLAGLRVGYAIATAETIERLNRVRAPYNVNRLGQVAALAALEDREHWERTRAFVIAERTFLARELSRRGYAFPPSHANFLLLHVPNAALARERLLRAGLLVRDGAAVGFPDHLRISVGTREANERLLAVLDR